Genomic window (Pradoshia sp. D12):
AATATTCCCTTTGGAATTTTACTAACCGCTGTTGGTATCTTATGGTGTTATTATGCAAACACTTTAATGATGATCAATATGGCTAGTTTTCTTGGAGGAATGGGATTAGGAATTGTGATTCCAGGCGTACTCGCCCGAGTATCTGAATTGTCAAACCTTGCGAAGGGTATTTCCTTTGTAGGATTCGCTGCTGCGGCCCAAGGATTAGGTGGTATTACCAGTTCGTTTATGTACCAGTTTTTACTTAATATAACAGGCCAGGAAAACGGCCGATTCACTCTGCTTCTAGCATCTATTGGCCTATTCCTTTTAGCGATTGCTTGGTCTGCGGTCACGACTCTCATCAAAGAAAAAGACTCACAATCAAACGCAACCTCAAAGACCACACATATTATTTAACGGTAAGTATTTACCTAATTCGAGAATAAAAATGATCTCATAAGGAGAGTCTCTATGTGATCATTTTTATTTTATAGTACTTTATTGCCGAGTAATTCCGTAAATGTGGAATTCCGAGAAACGATATTACCAATTCCCTCCAACCTTGGTATTTTGTCCAGTCGCATAATCAGATAACGGTAAGCCAAGTTCTTCCCCCAGTTAGATTGATTCAATGATTTTTACTTAATTTCATTATGTATTTCAATAATTCTTATTCTAGTTAAGTGCCTTTTCTATCATCTACACTTAAACAAACAAATTATTTTCTGGGAGGCTATCAAAATATGGGGACAAAATTACTTCGATTCAAACAATCAGACCGTACATATTGGGGTGTTTTCAGTGAACAAATCCGCATTGTTGAACACGAGGCTGAAACCTTACATGACTTACTATCTAACGGTCGAGAGGCAATTGAGCGGGCAAAACACACCGGAACAATTATTTATACAGATGAAATCACAATCCTATCACCCGTAACAGATGATGCAAATATATTTTGTCAGGGTACAAACTATAGCGTACACCGTGAAGAAGCTGGTTTTACTAAGCAAAAGCCACCATATAACTTATTGTTCACAAAGGCATCCAGTACCTTAACATCTGCCGCTGCTGATATTATTTGCCCAACTCATGTTCAACTATTGGATTATGAAATCGAACTGGGATTAATTATTAAAACTGACATTACTGAGCCCATCCAAATTACAGAAAATAATTTAGTCCATTATATTGCTGGAATAGTGATTGCCAATGATATTTCGGCGCGTGATGTTCAAATTCTGGAACAGCAATGGTTCAAAGGAAAAAGTTATCGTGGTTTTTGTCCGGTGGGACCATATATTTATTTACTCGATGAAGATGAATTTCCTTACTTGAATCAATTGGAATTACATTTACAAATAAATGGTGAAACACGTCAAAGGGTTTTAACTGATCAATTATTATTTAAACCGACGGAAACACTGACTGAGATGTCAGAGATTTTTAATTTAAAAACTGGTGATTTAATTTTAACAGGTACCCCAGGTGGAGTATGTCTTCGTTTAAATTCTGAAATCATCAACCATATTTATGATAATACAATTTCACATCAGGATAAAATTGACCATTTTATTGAAACTCAACAAAACAATGGTTATTTAAAATCTGGAGATATCATGCTTCTCGAAATAAAAAGCACGGATGGTTCCATTGATTTAGGGGTACAAGAAAATAAAATAATACAGGCAGCTGCTGTAAAGTAAAGGGGCGTCCACATGATTCCAGTTTTCCGGTTA
Coding sequences:
- a CDS encoding fumarylacetoacetate hydrolase family protein, encoding MGTKLLRFKQSDRTYWGVFSEQIRIVEHEAETLHDLLSNGREAIERAKHTGTIIYTDEITILSPVTDDANIFCQGTNYSVHREEAGFTKQKPPYNLLFTKASSTLTSAAADIICPTHVQLLDYEIELGLIIKTDITEPIQITENNLVHYIAGIVIANDISARDVQILEQQWFKGKSYRGFCPVGPYIYLLDEDEFPYLNQLELHLQINGETRQRVLTDQLLFKPTETLTEMSEIFNLKTGDLILTGTPGGVCLRLNSEIINHIYDNTISHQDKIDHFIETQQNNGYLKSGDIMLLEIKSTDGSIDLGVQENKIIQAAAVK